From the genome of Muricauda sp. SCSIO 64092, one region includes:
- a CDS encoding aldose epimerase family protein, with protein MEKTAMQFLKPEDFDTIVNGKKVGLYKLKNFGGAVAEISNFGARLLSLWVPDTEGNFDDVVLGPATIEQAMNPELQYIGTIIGRCANRIRNAQFTLDGKNHKLTSNAGNNHLHGGTKGFDSVVWEVLQHEQNKLQLQYISPDGEEGYPGTLKVCLVFELTEDNALKIESFATTDAPTLVNLTHHAYFNLKGAGMGTIDDHQLQVNATYYTPMDIDCIPIGTLETVHGTPFDFTQMTKIGERISETHEQLVIGDGYDHNFVLNNHTGEIQHAATVHEPLTGRTIQLYTNEPGVQLYTANHLDGSQKGKNGHLYGKRAGFCLETQHFPNSANQPNFPSIRLDPGQTYHSICCYQFLTEQ; from the coding sequence ATGGAAAAAACAGCAATGCAATTTTTAAAACCTGAAGATTTTGACACAATAGTAAACGGCAAAAAAGTTGGTCTTTACAAACTCAAGAATTTCGGTGGTGCAGTGGCTGAAATCAGCAATTTCGGGGCTAGGTTATTGTCCCTTTGGGTACCCGATACAGAGGGAAATTTTGATGATGTGGTTTTGGGGCCTGCAACAATTGAGCAAGCTATGAATCCTGAACTTCAATACATCGGAACAATTATTGGCCGCTGCGCCAATAGAATCCGTAATGCTCAATTTACATTGGATGGAAAAAACCATAAGCTGACATCGAATGCAGGAAACAATCACCTGCATGGAGGCACTAAGGGATTTGATTCTGTGGTCTGGGAAGTTCTTCAACATGAACAAAACAAACTACAATTGCAATATATATCTCCCGACGGTGAAGAGGGTTATCCGGGAACATTAAAAGTTTGTCTTGTTTTTGAACTGACCGAAGACAATGCCCTAAAAATTGAAAGTTTTGCAACCACTGATGCCCCTACCCTCGTCAACCTGACCCACCATGCCTATTTTAACCTAAAAGGTGCGGGCATGGGAACCATCGATGACCACCAACTACAAGTAAATGCCACCTACTATACCCCTATGGATATCGATTGTATTCCCATAGGTACTTTGGAAACAGTACACGGCACCCCTTTCGATTTTACCCAAATGACCAAGATTGGTGAACGCATTAGCGAAACCCACGAACAACTGGTTATTGGCGATGGTTATGATCACAATTTTGTGCTCAATAATCATACGGGTGAAATACAGCACGCCGCAACGGTACACGAACCTCTGACAGGTAGAACAATACAACTATATACCAATGAACCTGGTGTACAATTGTATACCGCCAACCATTTGGACGGATCCCAAAAAGGAAAAAATGGACATCTGTATGGAAAACGGGCAGGATTTTGTTTGGAGACCCAACACTTTCCGAACAGTGCCAATCAACCCAATTTCCCATCGATTCGGTTGGATCCAGGGCAGACGTATCATTCCATTTGTTGTTATCAATTTTTAACGGAACAATAA
- a CDS encoding formylglycine-generating enzyme family protein has product MVSTVASNEIDGNAPLKKRPLFKRDVLFISLVFFVHGCTEKVDGGHFENKSKPVTEPLFGVLVTQLSSIEPPDGMVWIPKNMYDQGAVLDDWQVMQHEKPNHPVAVDGLFMDIHEVTNQEFAEFMGETGYVTVTKRKVDCEELKKQVLPGNELLQPGSLLLKKNIDAISNPHDCFQWWEWVTGVNWKQHMGPSSNINGKENHPMVHIAYEGSHAYCHWAGKRLLTEAEWEYATRANTKDKVYFWGNTVDALEKYANTWQGDFPLTNTIEDGFEKSAPVGTFKPNGFGLYDMSVNVWEWTSDFYNTQYYQQLKSSGALTLNPTGAEKAFNAPDPLASERVTKGGSYLCSESCCASYRLSSRMATTEDPPWNIRAFAPYCHQK; this is encoded by the coding sequence ATGGTAAGTACAGTGGCGAGCAACGAGATTGATGGGAACGCTCCACTTAAAAAACGTCCTCTATTCAAAAGGGACGTGCTTTTCATTTCGCTAGTATTTTTTGTACATGGTTGTACCGAAAAAGTGGATGGAGGCCATTTCGAAAATAAGTCGAAACCTGTTACGGAACCTTTGTTTGGGGTATTGGTCACTCAACTCAGTTCCATAGAGCCCCCCGACGGCATGGTCTGGATTCCCAAGAACATGTACGACCAAGGCGCAGTTCTAGATGATTGGCAGGTCATGCAACACGAAAAACCCAACCATCCCGTAGCCGTTGACGGCCTTTTCATGGACATCCATGAGGTCACCAACCAAGAATTTGCAGAATTTATGGGCGAAACGGGTTACGTTACAGTTACGAAACGGAAGGTAGACTGTGAGGAGCTTAAAAAACAGGTGCTGCCAGGCAATGAACTATTGCAACCGGGCTCCTTGTTGCTGAAGAAAAATATCGATGCCATATCCAATCCCCATGATTGTTTCCAATGGTGGGAATGGGTTACGGGCGTAAACTGGAAACAACACATGGGACCGAGCAGCAATATCAATGGTAAGGAAAACCATCCTATGGTGCACATTGCCTATGAAGGTTCACACGCTTATTGCCATTGGGCCGGAAAAAGACTGCTAACCGAAGCCGAGTGGGAGTATGCCACACGGGCAAACACCAAGGACAAGGTTTATTTTTGGGGGAATACTGTTGATGCTTTGGAGAAATATGCAAATACTTGGCAAGGTGATTTCCCCCTAACAAACACTATCGAAGATGGCTTTGAAAAAAGTGCCCCAGTGGGTACGTTTAAGCCCAATGGTTTTGGCCTTTACGATATGTCAGTAAACGTTTGGGAATGGACCAGCGACTTTTACAATACACAGTATTATCAACAACTAAAATCGAGTGGAGCCTTGACATTGAATCCCACAGGTGCGGAAAAGGCGTTCAATGCTCCCGATCCATTGGCAAGTGAACGGGTAACGAAAGGGGGGTCGTATTTGTGCAGTGAATCCTGCTGCGCAAGTTACAGGTTATCGTCGCGAATGGCCACTACCGAAGATCCTCCATGGAACATTCGGGCTTTCGCACCGTACTGTCATCAAAAATGA
- a CDS encoding glycoside hydrolase family 2 TIM barrel-domain containing protein has product MNNWILRSLALLAMANSYAQTAEWENPAVNQINTEPARTNFYHNNRKDHILLNGTWKFHWSPNPEARPVDFYNTSHDVSGWDNIPVPSNWQMQGYDYPHYSNVVYPFPKNAPFIEHSMNSVGSYKRTFEMPNSWEEKEVFLFFGGVNSAYYVWVNGQKVGYAEGTKTAKEFNITEYVKSGQNEVAVEVYRYCDGSYLEDQDFWRLSGIERDVYAYAVPKIHLSNVKVNGALDQSTYTQGLVNYEVEVTNKSGKNNKKYRLEVEIQKTDSTAIYSQTHDLDLKKGESATISVDQKNIGSVALWSAETPNLYTARIMLKDTQGNTTNATSFKVGFKDVVIKNGQLLVNGKAVLLKGVNRHEHDPVNGHVISRESMIEDIKDFKRFNINAVRTSHYPNKPEWYELCDEYGIYVISEANIESHGYGYKKGETLAGDPQFKLGHMERIQNMVRQYQNHPSIILWSMGNEAGNGDNFVGPYNWIKSYDPSRPVHYERAGRARDTIHYEGRTTDVISWMYADQDLHVMREHFDHDDKKPLDEQRPFFWCEYSHAMGNSNGNFKDYWDWVREHPRVQGGFIWDWMDQGLERTTETGEKYYAYGGDFEPEHLHNDGNFCANGLIGSDRRPHPGLFEVKKVYQNILFSKVGDQQYELFNEHFFTTTERLLFEAALIENGVEVARKTLDIASVGPQQTARVSVDFDYTLVPGKEYYINLTAVNKADEPLLPKGTLLASEQFELQKGNNFVEPSPTSLRVRTKVAKTKGVYSVSVGGYTYEFSKNGFGLDAIKQGDDNLLLEPAKMTFWRAPTDNDFGAWGSYNAPKDEDYFVYRNAAEEKELTHFDYTKDKRGNRIFTYEFAYNQLEATNTIVYTISKNGSLGVQCSFLPKNPDKLKYMPRYGMVLVLQRQFDNVDYYGRGPIENYVDRKSASFVGKYTAKVADFYVPYIRPQENGNRTDVRYTSFTNEVGTGLNFVSDNTFSFSAHHNSMEDFDPGTSKKAQRHTTDIKPRDAVYLHIDYGQTGVGGDNSWSMTALANDEYKLDASKLKYSFTIQPVQVNLTNKN; this is encoded by the coding sequence ATGAACAACTGGATCCTTAGAAGCTTGGCCCTATTAGCAATGGCCAACTCATACGCGCAAACGGCTGAATGGGAGAACCCTGCCGTCAACCAAATCAATACGGAACCCGCCCGTACCAATTTTTACCACAACAATAGAAAAGACCATATTTTACTCAATGGCACTTGGAAGTTTCATTGGTCACCCAATCCAGAGGCCCGTCCTGTGGATTTTTACAATACCTCCCATGATGTATCGGGTTGGGATAACATTCCAGTGCCTTCAAATTGGCAGATGCAGGGCTATGACTATCCCCATTATTCAAATGTAGTCTATCCTTTTCCTAAAAATGCACCTTTTATTGAGCATTCCATGAATTCTGTGGGGAGCTATAAGCGTACCTTCGAAATGCCCAATTCTTGGGAAGAAAAAGAAGTCTTCCTCTTTTTTGGGGGAGTCAATTCGGCCTATTATGTCTGGGTCAATGGCCAAAAGGTAGGGTATGCCGAGGGTACCAAAACTGCCAAGGAATTCAACATTACGGAATACGTCAAATCCGGTCAAAATGAAGTGGCCGTTGAGGTGTACCGCTACTGCGACGGGTCATATCTAGAGGATCAAGATTTTTGGCGGCTTAGCGGTATAGAGCGTGATGTATATGCCTATGCCGTTCCCAAAATTCACTTAAGCAACGTTAAGGTTAATGGAGCATTGGATCAAAGCACCTATACCCAAGGCCTAGTGAACTATGAAGTTGAGGTGACCAACAAAAGTGGGAAAAACAACAAAAAGTATCGTTTGGAGGTCGAAATACAAAAGACCGACAGCACAGCAATCTATTCCCAAACCCATGATTTGGATTTAAAAAAAGGCGAGTCCGCAACCATATCAGTTGACCAGAAAAATATTGGGTCGGTAGCACTTTGGTCAGCAGAGACCCCAAACTTGTATACAGCCAGGATAATGCTAAAAGACACTCAGGGAAATACCACAAATGCCACAAGTTTTAAGGTAGGCTTTAAAGATGTGGTCATCAAAAACGGTCAATTGTTGGTCAACGGCAAGGCCGTGTTGCTCAAAGGTGTCAACCGCCATGAACACGATCCGGTAAACGGCCACGTCATTTCACGCGAGAGTATGATTGAGGATATCAAAGATTTTAAGCGATTCAATATCAACGCTGTACGTACATCACACTATCCTAACAAACCAGAATGGTATGAGTTATGCGATGAATACGGCATCTATGTAATTAGTGAAGCGAACATCGAATCCCACGGTTATGGGTATAAAAAAGGCGAAACCTTGGCAGGCGACCCACAGTTTAAGCTTGGCCATATGGAACGCATACAGAACATGGTGCGCCAATACCAAAACCACCCCTCCATCATCCTATGGTCCATGGGCAATGAGGCCGGTAATGGTGACAACTTTGTAGGCCCCTACAATTGGATAAAATCCTATGACCCCAGTCGTCCCGTACATTATGAACGTGCTGGCAGGGCAAGGGACACCATCCACTACGAGGGAAGGACCACCGATGTAATCAGCTGGATGTACGCCGATCAGGACCTACACGTTATGCGCGAACATTTTGACCATGATGACAAAAAGCCATTGGATGAACAACGGCCATTTTTCTGGTGTGAGTACAGCCATGCTATGGGCAATAGCAACGGCAATTTTAAGGACTATTGGGATTGGGTCCGTGAACACCCAAGGGTGCAAGGTGGCTTTATTTGGGATTGGATGGACCAAGGCTTGGAACGGACCACGGAAACTGGTGAAAAGTACTATGCTTATGGGGGCGATTTTGAGCCTGAGCACTTGCACAACGACGGTAACTTCTGTGCCAATGGCCTAATTGGTTCCGACCGTCGACCCCATCCGGGACTTTTTGAAGTTAAAAAAGTGTACCAAAATATACTGTTCAGCAAAGTCGGCGACCAACAGTATGAGTTGTTCAACGAACATTTCTTTACCACTACCGAACGTCTGCTGTTTGAAGCTGCACTGATTGAAAACGGTGTGGAAGTCGCTAGAAAAACTTTGGATATAGCTTCAGTAGGTCCCCAACAAACCGCCAGGGTAAGCGTTGACTTTGACTATACCTTGGTTCCTGGCAAAGAGTACTATATAAACCTTACCGCAGTAAATAAAGCAGATGAACCCCTGTTGCCCAAGGGTACCTTATTGGCGTCAGAACAATTTGAACTTCAAAAAGGCAACAACTTTGTGGAACCCAGTCCGACATCCCTAAGGGTGAGGACCAAAGTGGCCAAGACAAAGGGTGTCTATAGCGTATCGGTAGGAGGGTATACTTATGAGTTCAGTAAAAATGGTTTTGGTCTGGACGCCATAAAACAAGGAGATGACAACCTATTGCTCGAACCTGCAAAGATGACCTTTTGGCGGGCACCTACCGACAATGATTTTGGGGCTTGGGGGTCTTATAATGCCCCTAAAGATGAAGACTATTTTGTCTACAGAAATGCAGCAGAAGAAAAAGAGTTAACGCATTTTGACTACACCAAGGACAAAAGGGGCAACCGTATTTTCACCTATGAATTTGCCTATAACCAATTAGAGGCTACCAATACCATTGTCTATACTATTTCCAAAAACGGTAGTTTAGGGGTACAGTGCAGTTTTTTGCCAAAAAATCCCGATAAACTGAAGTATATGCCACGCTACGGCATGGTATTGGTACTGCAACGACAATTTGACAATGTTGATTATTACGGTCGTGGTCCCATCGAGAACTATGTGGACCGAAAATCGGCCTCCTTTGTTGGAAAATACACTGCTAAAGTGGCCGACTTTTACGTACCTTATATCCGTCCACAAGAAAACGGCAACCGCACCGATGTGCGCTATACCAGTTTCACCAATGAAGTAGGAACAGGCTTAAATTTTGTGTCTGACAATACTTTTTCCTTTTCGGCCCATCATAATTCCATGGAAGATTTTGATCCAGGAACTTCAAAAAAGGCCCAACGCCATACAACGGATATCAAACCCCGCGATGCGGTGTACTTACATATCGATTATGGCCAAACGGGTGTAGGAGGGGATAATAGCTGGAGTATGACCGCCTTGGCCAACGATGAGTACAAACTGGATGCCTCCAAACTTAAGTATTCGTTTACCATACAACCTGTGCAAGTAAATTTGACCAACAAGAATTAA